The proteins below come from a single bacterium genomic window:
- the lpxI gene encoding UDP-2,3-diacylglucosamine diphosphatase LpxI (LpxI, functionally equivalent to LpxH, replaces it in LPS biosynthesis in a minority of bacteria.), with product MSYEPQEPLVLVAGAGRLPLVAARSHRAGGGRLHLVSLSRQITPELEELTTEAVVFSIGQVGGILDYALGTGARQVSLLGKVVKGKLFDGLKLDALAMKLWLATRDRSDRGIIRTLCDLAGERGLEVVSQLDLLRELVTPEGALTKKRPGPAEEEDAHLAFRLALECSRLGIGQTVLVRGGIVVAVEALEGSDRCLVRAGELSRGGSRLFKGGLVMAKAAGWDHDVRSDVPTVGTDTLAKAKEAGVTCIALESGRTLIADGVEEFARTAAKLGIAVLGVPLHDA from the coding sequence GTGAGCTACGAACCGCAGGAACCACTGGTCCTCGTCGCCGGGGCGGGCCGACTCCCCCTAGTGGCCGCCCGGAGCCACCGGGCGGGTGGCGGGCGCCTCCACCTGGTCAGCCTTTCTCGGCAGATTACCCCGGAGCTGGAGGAGTTGACCACCGAGGCCGTCGTCTTCAGCATCGGCCAGGTCGGCGGCATCCTGGACTACGCCCTCGGAACGGGCGCCCGCCAGGTGAGCCTGCTGGGTAAGGTAGTCAAGGGGAAGCTCTTCGACGGGCTCAAGCTGGATGCCCTGGCGATGAAGCTCTGGCTCGCGACCCGTGACCGGAGCGACCGGGGCATCATTCGCACGCTCTGCGACCTGGCGGGGGAGAGGGGGCTCGAGGTGGTCAGCCAGCTCGATCTCCTGCGAGAGCTGGTCACCCCCGAGGGGGCGTTGACGAAGAAGAGACCCGGCCCGGCCGAGGAGGAGGACGCCCATCTGGCCTTCCGCCTGGCGCTGGAGTGCTCGCGTCTGGGCATCGGCCAGACGGTTCTGGTCCGCGGCGGGATCGTTGTGGCCGTGGAGGCGCTGGAGGGGTCCGATCGCTGCCTCGTCCGGGCGGGGGAACTGAGCCGCGGCGGCTCCAGGCTGTTCAAGGGGGGTCTGGTGATGGCCAAGGCCGCCGGATGGGACCACGACGTCCGCTCCGACGTGCCCACGGTGGGGACGGACACCTTGGCGAAGGCGAAGGAGGCGGGCGTAACCTGCATCGCCCTGGAGAGCGGTCGGACTCTCATCGCCGATGGGGTGGAGGAGTTCGCGCGAACCGCCGCAAAGCTGGGCATCGCCGTGCTGGGTGTGCCGCTCCACGACGCCTGA